A single Carnobacterium inhibens subsp. inhibens DSM 13024 DNA region contains:
- a CDS encoding D-ribose ABC transporter substrate-binding protein — protein sequence MKKMVGLATAAVLFLAGCGAATLEGENTTESGPVEEKETSELVVGVSISTLNNPFFVSLEQGITDLADEQGTKVKSVDAQDDTAKQTNDVDDLIQQGVDILLINPVDSAAITPAVESANAAGIPVITIDRSSDGGEVVTLVASDNVEGGEMAAEYIEKISGTDANTVQLEGVPGASATRERGEGFTNIAEESLTVLDSQTANFDRAEGLTVMENMLQSNPDIQAVFAQNDEMALGAIEAIQSAGKTGEIQVVGFDGTEDGIKAVEDGKLSATVAQQPEEMGKLAMQAAFDYFSGETIEEYIASPLELVTNEE from the coding sequence ATGAAAAAAATGGTTGGATTAGCAACAGCAGCAGTGTTATTTTTAGCAGGATGTGGGGCAGCAACTTTAGAAGGCGAAAATACTACTGAAAGTGGCCCAGTTGAAGAAAAAGAAACCTCAGAATTGGTCGTAGGTGTCTCGATTTCTACACTGAATAATCCGTTTTTTGTTTCACTAGAACAAGGAATTACTGATTTGGCAGATGAACAAGGCACTAAAGTGAAAAGTGTTGACGCTCAAGATGATACAGCAAAACAAACAAATGACGTGGATGATTTGATCCAACAAGGCGTAGATATTTTATTGATCAACCCAGTGGATTCAGCTGCGATTACACCAGCCGTTGAATCAGCAAATGCTGCAGGTATCCCCGTTATTACGATCGACCGTTCAAGTGATGGCGGAGAAGTGGTTACATTAGTGGCTTCAGATAATGTTGAAGGTGGAGAAATGGCTGCTGAATACATCGAAAAAATTTCAGGAACTGATGCAAACACGGTTCAATTAGAAGGTGTACCAGGAGCATCAGCTACGCGAGAACGTGGCGAAGGGTTCACGAATATAGCAGAAGAGTCATTGACGGTATTAGATAGTCAAACAGCTAACTTTGACCGCGCAGAAGGATTAACCGTTATGGAAAATATGTTGCAATCTAATCCAGACATCCAAGCTGTTTTTGCCCAAAACGATGAAATGGCTTTAGGAGCAATTGAAGCGATTCAATCTGCTGGAAAAACAGGTGAGATCCAAGTTGTCGGTTTTGATGGGACAGAAGATGGCATCAAAGCTGTTGAAGATGGCAAATTAAGTGCAACAGTTGCTCAACAACCAGAAGAAATGGGTAAACTTGCTATGCAAGCTGCCTTCGATTACTTCTCTGGCGAAACGATTGAAGAATACATTGCTTCACCATTAGAATTAGTTACAAACGAAGAGTAG
- a CDS encoding ABC transporter permease, which produces MLETNAIKTEKKKGSPKDYLGKLGPLLALIVLVILVSIVNPSFIAPTNLLNLLRQVSTNALIAFGMTFVIITGGIDLSVGSTLALSSALMAGTIAAGMDPLLAMILSLVVGTVFGAVNGLLITKGNMAPFIATLATMTIYRGLTLVYTNGNPITGIGDSFIFKFVGRGYLFGIPFPVVLMIVSFILLYILLHKMTFGRKTFAIGGNEKASFIAGIKNDRIKIGIYALSGLMASLAGIIITSRLDSAQPTAGTSYEMDAIASVVLGGTSLSGGRGRLVGTLIGALIIGTLNNGMNLLGISSFYQQVVKGIVIIIAVLLDRKNKK; this is translated from the coding sequence ATGTTAGAAACGAATGCAATCAAAACTGAAAAGAAAAAAGGAAGCCCGAAAGATTACCTCGGTAAATTAGGACCATTATTGGCACTTATCGTATTAGTCATCTTAGTTAGTATCGTAAATCCAAGTTTCATCGCTCCAACCAATTTACTAAACTTATTAAGACAAGTATCAACGAATGCATTGATTGCTTTTGGGATGACATTTGTCATTATCACAGGCGGAATCGATCTATCTGTTGGTTCAACATTAGCATTAAGCAGTGCATTAATGGCTGGAACGATCGCTGCAGGCATGGATCCATTGCTGGCAATGATTTTAAGTTTAGTCGTTGGAACGGTTTTTGGAGCAGTCAACGGTTTGTTGATCACCAAAGGAAACATGGCTCCATTTATCGCAACACTTGCAACAATGACGATTTACCGTGGGTTGACATTGGTTTATACAAACGGAAATCCAATTACTGGAATTGGTGACAGCTTTATTTTCAAATTTGTTGGACGTGGCTATTTATTTGGTATCCCATTCCCAGTTGTCTTGATGATTGTGAGTTTTATCTTACTGTATATCCTGTTACACAAAATGACGTTTGGTAGAAAAACTTTTGCGATAGGAGGGAACGAAAAAGCATCATTTATTGCGGGTATCAAAAATGATCGTATCAAAATAGGTATCTATGCTTTATCTGGTTTGATGGCTTCTCTAGCAGGGATCATTATTACCTCTCGATTGGACTCTGCACAACCAACAGCTGGTACATCTTATGAAATGGATGCCATTGCTTCTGTAGTATTAGGTGGAACAAGTTTATCTGGTGGACGCGGAAGATTAGTTGGAACCCTGATTGGGGCTTTGATTATTGGTACATTGAATAATGGAATGAATTTATTAGGTATATCAAGTTTCTACCAACAAGTCGTTAAGGGTATTGTAATCATTATTGCCGTTTTACTAGACAGAAAAAACAAAAAATAG
- a CDS encoding sugar ABC transporter ATP-binding protein has translation MEVKMTGIKKSFGNNSVLRGVDFDIQAGEVHALMGENGAGKSTLMNILTGLHKADAGEIRINGENKRFENPKEAEEHGVSFIHQEMNTWPEMTVLENLFIGKELKNKMGWINTKEMRALADATFEELGVHIDLDTDVKTLSVGQQQMIEIAKSLMTNAQVIIMDEPTAALTEREIDVLFGIIATLKKKKVAIIYISHRMEEIFKISDRITVMRDGVSIDTSMTKKTTNDEVVRKMVGRDLEDYYPTKHSKIGEVVFETKGLSQENRFENISFTVKSGEIVGFSGLMGAGRTEIMRSLFGIDELEQGEIYLEGEKITIKNPSMAIQQGIGFLTENRKEEGLILDYSIRDNISLPSIDGFSKKGLIDTKAEADFAQLLMERLHVKAEDQFDSVSSLSGGNQQKVVLAKWIGIGSKVLILDEPTRGVDVGAKREIYQLMNELADRGVAIIMVSSDLPEILGVSDRIIVVHEGHIAGELSKTEATEEKIMKLATGGY, from the coding sequence ATGGAAGTGAAAATGACAGGCATAAAAAAAAGTTTTGGCAACAATTCAGTTCTAAGAGGAGTGGACTTCGATATTCAAGCTGGCGAAGTTCATGCACTGATGGGAGAAAATGGGGCCGGTAAATCTACACTAATGAATATTTTGACTGGACTGCATAAAGCAGATGCTGGTGAAATTAGAATCAATGGAGAAAATAAACGTTTTGAGAATCCTAAAGAAGCAGAAGAACACGGAGTAAGTTTTATTCACCAAGAAATGAATACTTGGCCAGAAATGACGGTATTGGAGAATTTATTTATTGGGAAAGAGCTTAAAAATAAAATGGGATGGATCAATACCAAAGAAATGAGAGCGCTTGCTGATGCGACGTTCGAAGAGTTGGGGGTCCATATTGATTTAGATACAGATGTCAAAACACTCTCAGTTGGTCAACAGCAAATGATCGAAATTGCCAAATCATTGATGACCAATGCGCAAGTCATCATTATGGATGAACCGACAGCTGCGTTAACTGAAAGAGAGATTGATGTGTTGTTCGGTATTATAGCGACATTGAAAAAGAAGAAAGTAGCCATTATTTATATCTCTCACCGAATGGAAGAGATTTTTAAAATCAGTGACCGTATCACCGTAATGCGCGATGGAGTATCGATCGACACGTCCATGACTAAAAAAACTACCAATGATGAAGTGGTACGCAAAATGGTTGGTCGTGATTTGGAAGATTATTACCCAACCAAGCATTCTAAAATTGGAGAAGTTGTATTTGAAACAAAAGGTTTGTCGCAAGAAAATCGATTTGAAAATATTTCCTTTACTGTGAAATCAGGCGAAATCGTTGGTTTTTCAGGTTTAATGGGTGCTGGAAGAACAGAAATCATGCGTAGCCTGTTTGGAATCGATGAACTAGAACAAGGTGAAATTTATCTTGAAGGTGAAAAAATAACTATTAAGAATCCAAGTATGGCTATTCAACAAGGCATCGGTTTCTTAACAGAAAACCGAAAAGAAGAAGGGTTGATCTTAGATTATTCAATTCGCGATAACATCAGCTTACCTTCGATCGACGGATTTAGTAAAAAAGGTTTGATCGATACAAAAGCAGAAGCAGATTTTGCACAACTGTTAATGGAACGTTTGCACGTTAAAGCAGAAGATCAATTTGACAGTGTCTCTAGTTTGTCAGGCGGAAATCAACAAAAAGTGGTATTAGCAAAATGGATCGGTATCGGATCAAAAGTCTTGATCTTGGATGAACCAACTCGAGGTGTGGACGTCGGAGCGAAACGTGAGATTTATCAATTGATGAATGAATTAGCTGATAGAGGCGTAGCCATCATCATGGTTTCAAGTGATTTACCTGAAATTCTTGGGGTAAGTGACCGAATCATTGTGGTTCATGAAGGACATATCGCAGGAGAATTAAGCAAAACAGAAGCAACCGAAGAAAAAATAATGAAACTCGCAACGGGAGGGTACTAA
- the rbsD gene encoding D-ribose pyranase — protein sequence MKKHGILNSEIAKVLTDLGHTDKIAIGDAGLPVPDGVKKIDLALTLSEPAFISVLQVVLSDMKVEAVVLAEEIKEQNAGQLAAVKAELTENERISYVSHEEFKEQLKDVKAVIRTGEATPYSNIILQSGVLF from the coding sequence ATGAAAAAACATGGCATATTGAATAGTGAGATTGCAAAAGTATTAACAGACTTAGGTCACACGGATAAAATCGCGATTGGAGATGCGGGTTTACCTGTACCGGATGGTGTGAAAAAAATTGATTTAGCATTGACGTTGTCTGAACCTGCTTTTATCTCTGTCTTACAAGTTGTCTTAAGTGATATGAAAGTAGAAGCGGTCGTATTAGCGGAAGAGATCAAAGAACAAAATGCCGGCCAACTTGCAGCAGTAAAAGCAGAGTTAACGGAAAATGAACGTATTTCTTACGTTAGCCATGAAGAGTTTAAAGAACAATTAAAAGATGTAAAAGCAGTTATTCGCACAGGTGAGGCAACACCTTATTCCAATATAATCTTGCAATCGGGTGTTTTATTTTAG
- the rbsK gene encoding ribokinase, whose amino-acid sequence MSKITVIGSISTDFVVTADKRPEVGETITGKEFNTTFGGKGANQAVASARLGGDVYMAGTVGTDIFATELLANLSTNNIHVDYVEPVTHVPSGSAHITIVEGDNSIVYIPGANNAIGTKRIEGLSELIKTSTIVVVQNELPQEVVDQIIEMCYEFSVKVIYNPAPARKVNQSVLEKATYLTPNESEFKLLFPELTISEGLAKYPNQLIITMGSKGVYYHDGTSEKQISSYTVTPVDTTGAGDTFNGAFAVALTAGLDLESSIRFGNLAASLSIKKFGAQGGMPSLIEMKESEHYEKTWHIE is encoded by the coding sequence ATGAGTAAAATTACCGTAATCGGAAGCATCTCTACAGATTTTGTAGTGACAGCTGATAAAAGACCAGAAGTTGGGGAAACCATCACCGGAAAGGAATTTAATACGACCTTTGGCGGTAAAGGAGCTAACCAAGCAGTTGCAAGTGCTCGTTTAGGTGGAGACGTTTATATGGCGGGAACCGTTGGAACAGATATTTTTGCAACCGAACTATTGGCAAATCTTTCAACAAATAATATTCATGTAGACTATGTGGAACCCGTTACACATGTTCCATCTGGATCAGCTCATATCACGATCGTTGAGGGAGATAACAGCATCGTGTACATTCCTGGAGCGAATAATGCCATCGGTACCAAAAGAATTGAAGGGTTAAGCGAACTGATTAAAACAAGCACGATCGTTGTCGTTCAAAATGAATTGCCGCAAGAAGTGGTAGACCAAATTATTGAAATGTGCTACGAATTTAGCGTAAAGGTAATCTATAATCCAGCTCCTGCTAGAAAAGTTAACCAAAGTGTATTAGAAAAAGCAACGTATCTAACACCTAATGAAAGTGAATTTAAATTGCTTTTCCCAGAACTAACGATTTCTGAAGGACTAGCAAAATATCCGAATCAGTTGATCATAACGATGGGATCTAAGGGTGTCTATTATCATGATGGTACGAGTGAAAAACAGATTTCTTCTTATACCGTTACACCAGTCGACACAACAGGTGCCGGAGATACATTTAACGGCGCATTTGCAGTGGCGCTTACAGCAGGGTTGGATTTGGAATCCAGTATTCGATTCGGAAATTTAGCTGCATCATTATCCATCAAAAAATTTGGTGCTCAAGGTGGAATGCCTTCATTAATAGAAATGAAAGAGAGTGAACATTATGAAAAAACATGGCATATTGAATAG
- a CDS encoding LacI family DNA-binding transcriptional regulator has product MTTIKEVAKLAGVSVATVSRALNNSGYVSEEARKKVESAVKELNFYPNEVARSLYQKKSKLIGLLLPDIANPFFPLIAKGVEDGVNQRGYSLLLGNVEDDLEKEKDYLKIFAQNNIAGVISAVQGDIKDLQNMPFVLLDRVESDQNFSVHSDDYTGGMMAAEAIVSRDPKEIVIMVGPKEVPSSAVRLAGNQKVLTDHQLDYQIFQTSSFKLELAEQTAEQFFDTYPNVDSVIASNDVYAMAVMKEALKRGHRIPEDVQIIGYDDMPFSRMMYPGLATIAQPAYEIGYRGAKLLCDILEKGFVEVSRIQLPVTLKIRESVRKKDEDE; this is encoded by the coding sequence ATGACAACGATAAAAGAAGTAGCCAAATTGGCCGGCGTATCGGTAGCGACTGTTTCAAGAGCATTGAATAATAGTGGCTATGTCAGTGAAGAAGCTCGAAAAAAAGTAGAATCAGCTGTAAAAGAGCTGAACTTTTATCCTAATGAAGTGGCACGGTCGTTGTACCAAAAGAAATCAAAATTAATAGGCTTATTGTTACCGGATATTGCTAACCCATTTTTTCCTTTGATTGCTAAAGGGGTAGAAGATGGCGTTAATCAACGAGGTTATAGCTTATTGTTAGGCAATGTCGAAGATGACCTTGAAAAAGAAAAAGATTACTTAAAGATCTTCGCACAAAACAATATAGCGGGAGTCATTTCAGCCGTTCAAGGTGATATAAAAGATCTCCAAAATATGCCTTTTGTGTTATTAGACAGAGTAGAAAGTGATCAAAATTTCTCAGTTCATTCAGATGATTATACAGGCGGAATGATGGCTGCAGAAGCAATTGTTTCCAGGGATCCCAAAGAAATCGTCATTATGGTAGGACCAAAAGAAGTACCGAGTTCAGCTGTTCGTTTAGCTGGAAATCAAAAAGTTTTAACAGACCATCAATTAGACTATCAGATATTTCAAACGTCTAGTTTCAAATTGGAATTAGCCGAACAGACTGCTGAACAATTTTTTGACACATACCCAAACGTTGATAGCGTCATTGCTTCTAATGATGTCTATGCTATGGCTGTGATGAAAGAAGCTTTAAAAAGAGGTCATCGTATTCCCGAAGATGTTCAAATCATTGGGTATGATGATATGCCTTTTAGCAGAATGATGTATCCGGGATTGGCTACTATTGCTCAACCGGCTTATGAAATTGGGTATAGAGGTGCAAAGCTTTTATGTGATATTCTTGAAAAAGGATTTGTTGAAGTGAGTCGTATCCAATTACCTGTAACATTAAAAATTAGAGAATCAGTAAGAAAGAAGGATGAAGATGAGTAA
- a CDS encoding dihydrofolate reductase family protein — protein sequence MRKIIMNLAMSLDGFIANEDGSFDWIKGYEDSSLNTDNPYNYEMLLEDIDIVVMGKRCYEQDMHLEFADITVYVATHSSISDYDNLKFCSSEIVEVIKEEQQKPGKDIMLFGGGQLIDAFLKADCIDEYIIGLIPVILGKGRPLFYGGHPPIELKLEEYMIDNGIVILRYVNR from the coding sequence ATGAGAAAAATCATTATGAATTTAGCAATGAGCCTAGATGGTTTTATCGCTAATGAAGATGGCAGCTTCGATTGGATAAAAGGATATGAGGACAGTTCATTAAACACAGATAATCCTTATAATTATGAAATGCTTTTAGAGGATATCGACATTGTAGTAATGGGAAAAAGATGCTACGAGCAAGATATGCATTTGGAATTTGCAGATATAACGGTTTACGTAGCAACCCATTCGAGCATTTCTGACTACGACAACCTCAAGTTTTGCAGCAGTGAAATCGTTGAAGTAATAAAAGAAGAACAGCAAAAGCCAGGAAAAGATATTATGTTATTTGGCGGTGGTCAACTGATCGATGCATTTTTAAAAGCGGATTGTATTGATGAATACATTATTGGGTTGATACCAGTGATTTTAGGAAAAGGCAGGCCTTTATTTTATGGCGGCCACCCTCCAATTGAACTTAAATTAGAAGAGTATATGATAGATAATGGAATTGTTATTTTAAGATATGTAAACAGGTGA
- a CDS encoding VOC family protein has product MQKIVPHFWYDKEAGEAAELYTSLFEQSSIDSKTRIYDTPSGTAETVTMTIAGQSFMSISAGPFFKFTPLISLQVMCSTLAEVNRLWQQLSKGGNVLMPLEAYPFSEKYGWTEDKYGLSWQIIYLPDQPIAQKITPSILFTDEQYGKAKAAMEFYTTVFPNAAIDGFDYYAEDDPQGQGGKVQYGLFNLEGQNFVAMDSGITHDYKFNESVSFIVNCETQKEIDYYWDKLSYVPEAEQCGWLKDKFGVSWQIVPANMNELMSTKDTEQLNRVTQAFLKMKKFDIAELKRATEEE; this is encoded by the coding sequence ATGCAAAAAATTGTTCCTCATTTTTGGTATGACAAAGAGGCTGGAGAAGCAGCAGAACTCTACACGTCTTTATTCGAGCAGTCTTCTATTGATAGTAAGACAAGAATTTACGATACTCCTTCAGGAACTGCGGAAACAGTAACGATGACAATTGCTGGTCAATCCTTTATGTCTATATCAGCTGGACCATTTTTTAAATTTACACCGTTGATATCCCTTCAAGTAATGTGCAGTACGTTAGCAGAAGTCAATCGGTTATGGCAACAATTGTCAAAGGGCGGCAATGTTCTTATGCCGCTTGAAGCCTATCCTTTTAGTGAAAAATATGGCTGGACAGAAGATAAATATGGTCTTTCATGGCAAATTATTTATTTGCCCGATCAACCGATTGCGCAAAAAATCACTCCTTCCATATTGTTTACAGACGAACAATATGGAAAAGCTAAAGCAGCCATGGAATTTTATACCACTGTATTTCCTAATGCTGCGATTGATGGATTTGACTACTATGCTGAGGATGATCCGCAAGGGCAAGGCGGAAAAGTCCAATATGGCTTATTTAATCTTGAAGGACAGAATTTCGTCGCAATGGATAGCGGAATAACACATGATTATAAATTTAACGAATCCGTTTCGTTTATTGTAAACTGCGAGACGCAAAAAGAAATTGATTACTACTGGGACAAACTATCTTATGTACCTGAAGCGGAGCAATGTGGATGGTTAAAGGATAAATTTGGTGTATCGTGGCAAATTGTCCCAGCTAATATGAATGAGTTGATGAGCACAAAAGATACGGAGCAACTGAATCGTGTAACACAGGCTTTTCTTAAAATGAAAAAGTTTGATATCGCTGAATTAAAAAGAGCGACTGAAGAGGAATAA
- a CDS encoding competence protein ComK produces MKEDFERNQYLTYYSKWRNGYFQFNNTIPSKKPAYYLDEVCESQYSYKTTWYRNTIDPLSITDHSLSSSLAIAFEQTHILLNAKSFYIKDIRDVQETPFNTIVFQLDEPPLKTKEESRTIMNRYFSQKPLDYTYIQHIGKSLGFHHRCPFVSGDEIFVPEKGAANDSTSWYGLHHILSAVEDKKENCMQVTFRNHHELQLIVSAHSFYDQVERSAVLTHLLHAVVDELLSNYGHTLAPYFSEELNVVQRRLKNPTFTSVFFSLDKVMVFLSNYKAQDILVKVLGEENPYLDEVRDHFRGTLTNNPSFPKD; encoded by the coding sequence ATGAAAGAAGATTTTGAACGCAATCAATATCTAACGTATTACAGCAAGTGGCGAAACGGTTATTTTCAATTTAATAATACCATACCCTCAAAGAAACCTGCTTATTATTTAGACGAAGTTTGTGAATCACAGTACTCTTACAAAACGACTTGGTATCGAAATACAATCGATCCATTATCCATTACAGATCATAGTCTTTCATCTTCACTCGCCATTGCTTTTGAGCAAACACATATATTATTAAATGCAAAATCATTTTACATAAAAGATATTCGAGATGTTCAAGAAACGCCGTTTAATACTATTGTTTTCCAACTAGATGAGCCGCCTTTAAAAACAAAAGAAGAATCACGTACCATCATGAACCGATACTTCAGTCAAAAGCCCTTAGATTACACCTATATTCAGCATATTGGAAAAAGTTTAGGCTTTCATCACCGCTGTCCTTTTGTTTCTGGTGACGAAATATTTGTGCCTGAAAAAGGAGCCGCCAATGACTCAACCAGTTGGTATGGACTGCACCACATTCTCTCAGCTGTTGAAGATAAAAAAGAAAATTGTATGCAAGTAACCTTTAGAAATCATCATGAATTGCAGCTTATCGTTTCAGCTCATAGTTTTTATGATCAAGTAGAGCGTTCAGCTGTCCTTACGCATCTTCTGCATGCAGTGGTCGATGAACTGCTCAGCAATTACGGTCATACCCTTGCGCCTTACTTTTCGGAAGAACTAAATGTTGTCCAGAGACGCCTGAAGAACCCTACTTTTACTTCCGTCTTTTTTTCATTAGATAAAGTTATGGTCTTTTTATCCAATTACAAAGCACAAGATATTCTCGTTAAAGTTCTGGGAGAAGAAAATCCTTACCTTGATGAAGTTAGAGATCATTTTAGAGGTACCCTAACAAACAATCCATCCTTTCCTAAAGATTAA
- a CDS encoding sigma-70 family RNA polymerase sigma factor: MIRTLSEDNERAFFDQHAGIVHGVLKKLGVSRMHSDYDDFVQQGLLKLVEAYEAFPQDLEHAEFLYQFTGFAYKKVQWHMLDLLRKQQRKWANEMSWPEDLEKNQPDTHAPFEQSYQEMDLLKEMLPLLTKNEQAYLLDAVVYRLSVTEIAKKQGVSRKTVYQWKKRVAEKLSHFLLILKD; encoded by the coding sequence ATGATTAGAACATTAAGCGAAGACAACGAAAGAGCTTTTTTCGATCAACATGCCGGAATCGTCCATGGAGTTTTGAAGAAATTAGGAGTAAGTCGAATGCACTCAGATTACGATGATTTTGTGCAGCAAGGTTTATTAAAGTTAGTAGAAGCTTATGAAGCCTTTCCGCAAGATCTGGAACATGCTGAATTTTTGTATCAGTTTACCGGATTTGCTTATAAAAAAGTACAGTGGCATATGCTCGATTTGTTAAGAAAACAGCAACGAAAGTGGGCAAATGAAATGTCTTGGCCAGAAGATCTAGAAAAAAATCAACCAGATACGCATGCACCTTTTGAACAATCTTACCAAGAAATGGATCTATTGAAAGAAATGCTGCCGTTATTAACCAAAAATGAACAAGCTTATTTATTAGACGCGGTCGTCTATCGTTTATCGGTTACAGAGATCGCAAAAAAACAAGGTGTTAGCCGCAAAACAGTCTACCAATGGAAGAAAAGAGTGGCGGAAAAGCTGTCCCACTTTTTACTTATTTTAAAAGACTGA
- a CDS encoding amidase, whose amino-acid sequence MKDGLYYAQQLREKKLSSKELIEESFRIIEKENPLLNAVTHTRKEKALAEAESRNFSNQVYGGVPILLKGLGQSLVGEPNTSGSKLLKNTVAQTTSHYVTALQKAGFVVIGQTNVPEFAFKNITEPELYGPARNPWNPDHTPGGSSGGASASVAAGMVPIAGASDGGGSIRIPASFTGLIGLKPTRGRTPIGPGVGRSWQGASISFALTKSMRDTAAMLDALQVIQPAAAFQTPLFEAGYLKILHNAQPKTFRIAFSLESPIHSAVSQEAKQAVLKTVKWLEANGHQVIEKTPEIDGIQLMESYYMMNSGETTAMMEGIEKSLQRSLTIDDMELVTWVLYNAGKSISAASYSNTLTTWDQAAEVMANFNESYDLYLTPATAEAAPKVGVQWQDEATIDRMRRIHEFSTAQQQQIVWDMFDKSLPITPFGMQANLTGQPSISLPVHLTKTGLPLGVQFTAPKGREDWLLMIGRALEADGQFI is encoded by the coding sequence ATAAAAGACGGCTTGTATTATGCACAACAATTACGCGAGAAAAAACTGTCTTCTAAAGAATTAATTGAAGAATCTTTTCGAATCATTGAAAAAGAAAATCCGTTGTTGAACGCTGTGACACATACGAGAAAAGAAAAAGCGTTGGCTGAAGCAGAGTCACGTAATTTTTCCAATCAAGTGTATGGCGGCGTACCGATTTTATTAAAAGGATTGGGTCAATCGTTAGTAGGGGAGCCCAATACATCTGGATCAAAGTTATTAAAAAACACGGTCGCTCAAACTACAAGTCATTATGTAACGGCATTACAAAAAGCAGGATTTGTGGTGATTGGTCAAACGAATGTCCCTGAATTTGCTTTTAAAAATATTACGGAGCCCGAACTGTACGGACCAGCCCGCAATCCATGGAATCCTGATCATACTCCAGGCGGTTCGAGCGGTGGTGCTTCAGCAAGTGTGGCTGCTGGAATGGTCCCGATTGCTGGGGCAAGTGATGGCGGGGGTTCGATTCGCATCCCAGCGTCTTTCACTGGATTAATTGGTTTGAAACCGACTCGCGGCCGTACACCGATTGGGCCGGGAGTTGGCAGAAGCTGGCAAGGAGCTTCAATCAGTTTTGCTTTAACAAAATCGATGCGTGATACAGCAGCGATGTTAGACGCTTTACAAGTTATTCAACCAGCTGCAGCTTTTCAAACGCCTTTATTTGAAGCCGGGTATTTAAAAATACTTCATAACGCGCAACCGAAAACCTTTCGCATAGCTTTTTCGCTTGAATCTCCGATCCATTCTGCTGTAAGCCAAGAAGCTAAACAAGCCGTGTTAAAAACAGTTAAGTGGCTAGAAGCGAATGGGCATCAAGTAATCGAGAAAACGCCAGAAATTGACGGAATTCAATTGATGGAATCGTATTACATGATGAATTCAGGTGAAACAACAGCGATGATGGAAGGGATTGAAAAAAGTTTGCAGCGGTCATTGACGATTGACGACATGGAATTGGTCACCTGGGTACTGTATAATGCAGGGAAATCTATTTCAGCCGCCAGCTATTCTAATACCTTAACGACTTGGGATCAAGCAGCTGAAGTGATGGCAAACTTCAATGAATCCTATGATTTGTACTTGACTCCAGCTACTGCAGAAGCTGCTCCAAAAGTTGGTGTTCAATGGCAAGACGAAGCCACTATTGACCGAATGCGTCGCATTCACGAATTCTCAACAGCCCAACAACAGCAAATTGTTTGGGACATGTTTGACAAAAGTCTGCCGATTACGCCGTTTGGCATGCAAGCTAATTTAACGGGTCAACCTTCGATTAGTCTGCCAGTCCATTTAACCAAGACTGGTTTACCATTAGGTGTGCAATTTACCGCTCCTAAAGGCAGAGAAGACTGGTTGCTAATGATTGGGCGAGCATTGGAAGCAGATGGACAATTTATTTAA